From Drosophila nasuta strain 15112-1781.00 chromosome X, ASM2355853v1, whole genome shotgun sequence, one genomic window encodes:
- the LOC132796141 gene encoding protein enhancer of rudimentary, which translates to MSHTILLVQPGARPETRTYCDYESVNECMEGVCKIYEEHLKRRNPNTPTITYDISQLFDFIDTLIDISCLVYQKSTNTYAPYNKDWIKEKIYVLLRQAAFSPNA; encoded by the coding sequence ATGTCGCATACGATATTATTGGTGCAGCCGGGAGCGCGACCAGAGACGCGCACATATTGCGATTATGAAAGCGTAAATGAGTGCATGGAGGGGGTGTGCAAGATATACGAGGAGCATTTGAAGCGACGCAATCCAAATACACCGACCATCACCTATGACATCAGTCAGCTGTTCGATTTCATCGACACACTTATCGATATCAGTTGTTTGGTCTATCAGAAGAGCACCAACACTTATGCGCCCTACAACAAGGATTGGATCAAGGAGAAGATCTATGTGCTGCTACGTCAGGCTGCATTCAGCCCGAATGCCTAA